From Microbacterium rhizosphaerae:
GACGACGCGCGCGCCGGTGCCGTGCGCGAGCGGCTGCACGAGCTCAGGGGCGCGGCATCCGTCCAGGCGTTCGACTTCGCCGTCGAACGGGTGTCACCGAAGTGATCCGCTCAGGCGCGGCGGTGCTTGGGGCGCAGGAAGATGCCCGCGACCCAGTTGATGATCGTGATGACCAGCGCGGCGACGACACCCCACCAGAAGCTGTCGACGCGCAGGCCCCAGTTCCACCAGTGCGTGAGCCACGCCGTCAGCCACAGGAGGAACCCGTTCACGATCAGCGAGAAGAAGCCGAGGGTGATGATGTAGATGGGGAAGGTCAGCACCCGCAGCACCGTGCCGATGAGCAGATTCACCAGCGCGAAGATCGCACCCACGATGAGGAAGGTGAGGATGACCTGCCAGACCTCACCGGGCGCGAACGGGACGACGGTGACCTCCAGCGCGGGTATCAGCGTCACGATCCAGATCGCGAACGCATTGACGACGATGCGGATGAGGATTCCCATGCGGGGAGTCTGCCACAACGGCCCGGGCTGACATCCGTTCATCGACGGCAACAAGGAGCGGATGGACGCTGATGGTGGCCTTCCTCTGGATCAACGGCGTGCGGCACGATATGACGACGGATGTGGGGTTCGACCTCGTCATCGGTGTCGCGGAGGGCGGGATCGGTCTCGAGCGGGCCGCGGCGACCATCGACGCGCACACCGTCGAGCGCGCAGCGCAGTGACGGAACCGGCCGAGCAGCGGGATGAGGGGGACGCGGCGGGATGGATGACGGTGGCGCAGACGAGACGCCGGACAACGGAGCACGCTCGGCGTCCCGGCGGGAGTTCCTGAAGCGCGCCGGAATAGGGGCTGCCGGCGCGGCCGTCGGCGCGAGCGCTGTCGGTGCGGCCTGGGCGATCTCGGAGTCCGGCACTCAGCCGACCAGCACGACGGACGACACATACGGGTTCAGCCCGCTGCCCCCGCGTCACGAGCCGGGGTTCGATCACGTCGTGGTGATCATGTACGAGAACCGCAGCTTCGACCACATCTTCGGTCGCCTCTACGCGGACCACGAGCTGAGGGCAGGCCAGCAGTTCGAGGGACTGCAGACCGGGAACTACGCGAACACCGCCCCCGACGGCACAGTCGTCCCGGCGCACGTCTACGCGGGCCCGACGGACGTCGTGATGGCTCAGCCCGACCCCGATCCCGGCGAGCATTATCCGCACGTCAACACGCAGCTGTTCGGCACCGTCGACCCGCCGGCGAACGCGGAGTTCTGGCAGAACGGCTTCGCGCCGCCGTGGAACGAGCCCGAGGACACCGCGCATCCCACCATGTCGGGCTTTGTGACGGACTACGTCGCCAACTTCCGCGCCGAGCGGGGCGTCGACCCGACCGTGGCGGAGTACTCGCGGGTCATGGGCGGCTTCTCGCGCGAGATGCTGCCCGTGTTCTCGACGCTCGCCCGATCGTTCGCCGTCTACGATCACTGGCACTGCGCGGTGCCGTCGCAGACCTTCTGCAACCGCTCGTTCTTCCACGCGAGCACGTCCCACGGGTTCGTCACGAACGACGAGGGCGGCGCGGCGAAGTGGTTGAACGCGCCGGCGGTCCCGACGATCTTCAATCGCCTCGAGGATGCGGGCAAGACCTGGCGGGTCTACTACGACGCCCGGCAGATCGTGTCCATGACCGGCTTCCTCCATGCCCCTTCGATCGAGAAGTACTGGCGGACGAACTTCCGCGGGATGGAGCAGTTCGCCGAGGACTGCCGGACAGGTCGCCTCCCCGACTATGCGTTCATCGAGCCGCGGCTGATCTTCGACCACAACGACATGCATCCGCCGGGGAGCCTGCCGGCGGGCGCGCGCGGCTATGACGCGGCGATGTCGGATGTGCGGGCTGCGGAGGTGCTGCTCGCCGACGTCTACGCGGCGGTGCGCGGGGGCCGGAGCACGACCGGCTCCAACGCGCTGAACACGGCGCTCGTAGTCACCTTCGACGAGCACGGGGGCATCTACGACCATGTGCCGCCGCCGGCCTCGTCGTCTCCGTCCGGCAGGCGCGAGCCCGGCGAGATGGGCTTCACGTTCGATCGGCTCGGCGGTCGCGTGCCGACCTTCGTCGTCTCGGCGTACACGGCCGAAGGCACGATCGTGAACGACCCGATGCACCACGCCTCGGTCATCCGGACCATCGTCGACCTGCACGGGCTCGAGCCGCTGACCCATCGCGACGACGACTCGCGCGGCATCCGGAACGCCGTCAATCTGACCATCCCGCGGCAGCCCCAGCTGTGGCCCGATGTCCCGCGCCCGTATGTTCCGCCCAACCCCGAGCACACGACCATCGCGCCGTCCGACGAGGTCCGCCGGCGCCCGCTCACGGCTCCGGCCAAAGGCCTCCTCGGCCTGCTGCTCGCGCGCTACGAACCCGAAGCGCCCGAGCCGGTGTCGTACGGCGATGCCTACGACATCCTCGACAGGCACGGCCGCGAGCTCTTCGGCGTCGGTGATTGAGCGCTCGGGGCAGCACCTTCACGCTCTCCGCGACCGCTCTTAGACTCGGACGGTGACCTCCGACATCCCCGTGAAGATCCGCCCCGAGATCGCGGCCCTCCCGCCGTACAAGCAGGGACGGCAGGCCGGCGCCGACGCGTTCAAGCTCTCGAGCAATGAGAACCCGTTCGACCCGCTTCCCGGCGTGATCGAGACGGTGCGGTCGCAGACGGCGCTCAACAGGTACCCGGACGCGACGGCGTCCCGGCTGCGCGAGCGGCTCGCCGCGCGCTTCGGCGTCACGCCCGACGAGGTGCACATCGGCGCCGGCAGCGTGTCGATCCTCGCGCAGCTCCTGCTCGCCGCCGCCGGCCCGGGCGACGAGGTCGTCTACGCGTGGCGCTCCTTCGAGGCGTACCCGGGGCTCGCCGCCGTCGCCGGCGCGAAGAGCGTCCTCGTGCCGATCACCGACGATGGGCGTCACGACCTGCAGGCGATGGCGGATGCCGTGACCGGCCGCACGCGCGCGGTCATCGTGTGCTCACCCAACAACCCGACGGGGCCCATCGTCACGCAGGCCGAGTTCGACGCCTTCGTCGAGCGCGTTCCCGCCGATGTGCTCGTCATCCTCGACGAGGCCTACGCCGAGTTCGTCACCGACGCCGATGCCGTTGACGGCGAAGAGGTGTTGGCATCCGGACGCCACCCGAACGTCGTGGTGCTCCGCACCTTCTCCAAGGCGTACGGGCTGGCGGGTCTGCGGGTCGGTTACGCCGTCGGGCACAGCCGCATCCTGGATGCCGCCCGCTCCACCGCGATCCCGCTCTCCGTCACCGCCCAGGCCGAGGTCGCGGCGCTCGCGAGCCTCGACGCCGAGGCGGAGCTGATCGAGCGCGTGGCGTCGATCGCCGTCCGCCGGGACCAGCTGGTGGCGGCCCTGCGGGAGCAGGGATGGCGCGTGCCCGACGCGCAGGGCAATTTCGTCTGGCTCAGCACAGGCGCGGAGACGCTCGCCGCGGCGCAGGCGTTCGAGGAGGGCGGGGTGATCGTCCGGCCCTTCGCCGGAGACGGCATCCGCATCAGCGTCGGCGAGGCCGAGGCCGTCGACAGGGTGCTCGAGATCGCCGCATCCGTCGTCTCGGGCCTGCCCGAAGGGCATTCCGGACGCGGAATCAGTGGGGGTCTAGCGTAGAGGGATGATCCAGCCCGCTGACCCCGCGGTCGTCCGCGTTCTGGCCGCCGATGGCACGATCGCACCGACGCCGGCGGCGGAACGGTATCTCTCCGCGATCGACGCGCTGACCGACCAGCAGCTCGAGGACTTCTATCGGGACATGGTCGTGATCCGCGCCTTCGACCGGCAGGCCACGAACCTCCAGCGGCAGGGCCAGCTCGCCCTGTGGCCGCCGAGCTACGGGCAGGAGGCTGCCCAGGTCGGCTCGGCGCGGGCCGCCCGCGCGCAGGACCACATCTTCCCGTCCTACCGCGAGCATGTGGTCGCCCGCATCCGAGGTGTCGATCCGATCGGCATCATCGGCCTGATGCGCGGCATGACCCACGGCGGGTGGAACCCGAACGACCCCGCCAACGGCAACACGCACATCTACACGCTCGTGCTCGGCTCGCAGACGCTGCATGCGACCGGTCTGGGGATGGGCCTCGTCTTCGACGGACGCTGCGGCACCGGCGACCCGGACCGCGACGAAGCCGTGATCGTCTACTACGGCGACGGCGCGTCCAGCCAGGGCGACGTGCACGAGGCGATGGTGTTCGCCGCATCCTTCCGCACCCCCGAGGTGTTCTTCCTGCAGAACAACCAGTGGGCCATCTCGGTGCCGGTCGCCACGCAGTCGCCGGTGCCGCTCGTGCGGCGCGGCGAGGGCTATGGCATGCCGAGCATCCAGATCGACGGCAACGACGTGCTCGCGAGCTACGCCGTCACCCGGGCGGCGCTGGACGAGGCGCGCGCCGGCGAGGGGCCGCGCGCCATCGAGGCCGTCACCTATCGGATGGGCGCGCACACCACGAGCGACGACCCGACGAAGTACCGCACCTCCGCCGAGGAGGAATCGTGGGCGCTGCGCGACCCCATCGTGCGCATGCACGCGTTCCTCGAGGGCAAGGGCGCGTCGGCCGCCTTCTTCGACGATGTGGATGCCGAGGCCCGCGCGGTCGCCGACGACATCCGCGAGCGCACCGTCGCCCTGGGCGCGATCCCGGTCGGCACGATGTTCGACCATGTGTACTCCGAGCCGCACCCGCTCATCGTGGAGCAGAAGGCCTGGCTCGCCGAGTACGAGGCTTCTTTCGGGGAGGGCGCATGACCATCTCGACGACCGCGGCCATCGACGACGCCGATGCCGCACCCGCGATCCAGACCATGCCGCTCAGCAAGGCGCTCAACGCCGGCCTGCGTCGTGCGCTGGCCGAGAACGACCGCGTCCTGCTGATGGGCGAGGACATCGGCCCGCTCGGCGGTGTATTCCGGATCACCGAGGGGCTGCAGGCCGAATTCGGGCCGAACCGCGTGATCGACACCCCGCTCGCCGAGTCGGGCATCGTCGGTACGGCGATCGGGCTCGCCATGGCGGGCTTCCGGCCGGTGTGCGAGATCCAGTTCGACGGCTTCGTGTTCCCCGCGTTCGACCAGATCACGTCGCAGCTCGCGAAGATCACGAACCGCCACGAGGGTGCGCTGTCGATGCCCGTCGTCATCCGCATCCCCTACGGCGGGCACATCGGTGCGATCGAGCACCACCAGGAGAGCCCGGAGGCGTACTTCACCCACACACCCGGGCTCCGGGTCGTCGCGCCGTCGACGGCGAACGACGCCTACTGGATGATCCAAGAGGCGATCGCCTCCGACGACCCGGTGATCTTCCTCGAGCCCAAGTCGAAGTACTGGCAGAAGGGCGAGGTCGACCTGACCGCCCCGGCGCTTCCGCTGCACGCCTCCCGGATCGTCCGCCGCGGCACCGACGTCACGCTCGTCGGCCACGGCGCGATGGTGACGACGCTGCTGCAGGCCGCCGCGCTCGCGGAGTCCGAGGGAGTCTCGGCCGAGGTCGTCGACATCCGCTCGCTGTCGCCGATCGACTACGGACCGATCCTCGACTCCGTGCGTCGAACGGGCCGCATGGTCTACGCGCAGGAGGCGCCCGGCTTCACGTCGGTCGGCTCCGAGGTGGCCGCGACCGTCATGGAGAAGGCGTTCTACGCGCTCGAGGCCCCGGTGCTGAGGGTGTCGGGCTTCGACACCCCCTTCCCGCCGGCGAAGCTCGAAGGCGTGTTCCTCCCGGATCCCGACCGCATCCTCGAGGCCGTCGACCGCGCCCTCGCGTACTGATGGCCGGGCGGCGGGCCGTCGTCTCCGTTCGGGATTCAGTCCCGGGCGTGCGATGTGCGCGCTGCACACGGCGTGTCGCGGCACCTGACGACCAGGCAGACTGAATCCCGAACCGCGTCCGTGCGAAAGGACAGCACATGAGCCCCCAGACGTTCGTCCTCCCCGATGTCGGCGAGGGCCTCACCGAGGCCGAGATCGTGTCGTGGCGGGTCGCCCCGGGCGACGAGGTCGCCGTCAACGACGTCCTCGTCGAGATCGAGACCGCGAAGTCGCTCGTCGAGCTGCCGTCGCCGTTCTCGGGCGTCGTGGGCGACATCCTCGTGGACGAGGGCAAGACGGTGGATGTCGGCACGGCGATCATCACGATCGAGCCGACGGTCGTCGGCTCGACGGGCTCAGGGACGGGTGCCGACGAGACGATCGGCCGCTCGGAGCACGGAGCGCCGGTCGCACCACCCGCGGCCGAAGAAGGCGGCGCCGTGCTGGTGGGCTACGGCACGGGCGGGCAGGTCACCTCCCGCCGCCGCCCCCCGCAGAAGACCGCGCAGGAGCGGGTCGAGGCCTCCGTCGGCGTCATCGCCAAGCCGCCGATCCGCAAGCTCGCCCGCGACCTCGGGGTCGACCTCGTGGCAGTCGTGCCGACGGGCCCGGCCGGCGAGGTCACGCGGGACGACGTCATGAGGCAGGCGTCGCAGGCCAGCGTGTTCCGCAACATCCAGACCCCCGAGTGGTCCGAGGTCCGCGAGGAGACGATCCCGGTCGCCTCGTCGCCGGAGCCTCTCGACGAGGCGCCGTCGACGACGTCCGCCGATGCCCGTGAAGAGACCATCCCCGTCCGCGGGGTGCGCAAGGCGGTCGCGAGCGGCATGGTCCGCAGCGCATACTCTGCGCCGCATGTGTCGGTCTGGACGGATGTGGACGCCACTCGCACGATGGAGCTCGTCAAGCGGCTCAAGGCGTCGACGGACTTCGCCGATGTGAAGGTCTCGCCCCTGCTGATCATGGCGCGGGCCGTCATCTGGGCCGTGCGTCGCACGCCCATGGTCAACGCGGCATGGGTCGACACCGACGACGGTGCGGAGATCCGCGTGCGCCACTACGTGAACCTCGGCATCGCCGCCGCGACGCCGCGCGGCCTGCTGGTCCCGAACATCAAGGACGCGCAGAACCTCAACACCCGCGAGCTCGCGCGGGCGCTCGAGAAGCTCACGGTGACCGCGCGCGAGGGCAGGGCCACGCCGGCCGACCAGCAGGGCGGCACGATCACGATCACGAACATCGGCGTGTTCGGGATGGATGCGGGCACCCCGATCATCAACCCCGGTGAGGCCGGCATCATCGCGATGGGCGCGATCCGGCAGAAGCCCTGGGTCGTGGACGGAGAGGTCCGTCCGCGGTGGGTGACGACGGTGTCGGGCTCGTTCGACCACCGAGTGATCGACGGCGACGGCATCAGCCGCTTCGTGGCCGACGTCGCATCCGTCCTCGAGGAGCCTGCGCTCCTGCTCGATTGATCCGGCGCGGCGACGGGCTGTCGCGAATCCATTTTGCTAGCTAGGCTAGCGAAATGGACGCGGAACATCTCGAACTCGGTTCACCGACCGGGCGGGAAGACGCCCTGCGGGCTGTCGAGCAGGGCGGTCGCATGCCGTCCGTGCTCGTGCTCGGCGCCACGGGGTACATCGGCGGGCGGCTGGTCCCTCGCCTGCTGAACGCGGGCTACCGGGTGCGGGTCCTGGCGCGCAGCGCCGCGCGCGTCGCGGCGTTCGACTGGGCGAACGGTGTCGAGGTCGTCGAGGGGGATGCCGCGGACGCCGCCGCGATGGCGCAGGCCGTCGAGGGCATCGACATCCTGTACTACCTCGTGCACTCGATGTCGGCGGGGAGCGGGTTCGAGGACGCCGATCGCCGCGTCGCGCAGACCGTCGCCGACGCGGCGGCCGCCGCATCCGTCTCGCGCATCGTCTATCTCGGGGGTCTGCATCCCGACGGGCCGCTGTCGCGGCATCTGCGCTCGCGCGTGGAGGTCGGCGAGATCCTCCTCGCGAGCGGCGTGCCGACCATCGTGCTGCAGGCGGGGGTCGTCATCGGGTCGGGCTCCGCGTCGTTCGAGATGGTGCGGCACCTCACCGAGGTGCTGCCGTATATGCCGGCTCCGAAATGGGTGCGCAACCGCATCCAGCCGATCGCGGTCCGGGATGTCATGCACTACCTGCTCGGGGCGGCGCGTGTGCCCGCCGACGTGAACCGGACGGTGGACATCGGCGGCCCGGACGTCCTGCGGTACGGCCAGATGATGAACGGCTACGCCGTCGAGGCGGGTCTGCCGCAGCGGCCGATCGCCGCACTTCCCGTGCTCACCCCGCGCCTCGCGTCGCACTGGGTGAATCTCGTGACGCCCATCCCGCGCTCCATCGCCCGGCCTCTCGTCGAGTCGCTGCAGCACGACTGCGTGATGCGCGATCACGACGTGGACGCGCTCATCCCACCGCCGGTGGGCGGCCTCACGCCGTACCGGCGCGCGGTCGCGCTGGCGCTGGCCCGGCTCGAGGTCGATGCCGTCGAGACGAGCTGGCAGGATGCCGAGGTCCTCGGCGTGCCGAGCGATCCGCTGCCGAGCGACCCCGAGTGGGCCGGGCGGACGGTGTTCACCGACGTCCGCGAGGAGGAGACGTCGGCCTCGCAGGAGGAGCTGTGGGCCGTCATCGTCGGCATCGGCGGCGTCAACGGCTGGTACTCCACACCGCTCCTGTGGGCGATGCGCGGATGGCTGGACAAGCTCGTCGGCGGCGTCGGGCTCGCGCGCGGCCGCCGCCGCCAGGCGAGCCTCGCCGTCGGCGACGCCCTCGACTTCTGGCGCGTGGAGGCCGTCGAGCCGGGACGGATGCTGCGCCTGCGCGCCGAGATGCGAGCACCGGGTCTCGCGTGGCTGGAGCTCTACGCCGAGCCGCACGGTGCCGGCGCACGCTACCGGCAGCGGGCGGTGTTCTTCCCCAGCGGACTGGCCGGGCGGCTCTACTGGGTGGGGCTGCTGCCGTTCCACGGAGTGATCTTCCGCGGGATGGCGAACAGGATCACGGCGACGGCCGCAGCCGATTTTGAGAACCATTATCAATAACGTACGGTGGTGGAGTGAAGAAGCTCACCCTGTTCGGAGTCGCCGCGCTCGCCGCATCCGTCCTCGCCCTCGCAGGGTGCTCGAGCGGCGCGCCCGTCGACGACGGCAACGTGCACGTCGTGGCGTCGACAGATGTCTACGGCCAGATCGCCGCCCAGATCGGGGGCGACACGGTCTCGGTGAAGTCGCTGATCTCGTCGCCCAGCCAGGATCCGCATGAGTTCGAGCCGTCGGCATCCGACCAGCTCGCCGTGAACCGTGCGGGACTCATCCTGCAGAACGGTGCCGGGTACGACGCGTTCATGACGGGGCTGATCAAGGCGAGCGGGACGAAGGCACCCGTGTTGACGGCCGCGATCTACAACAGCGCCTGGCCCGGAGGCGACCCGGCGCATGCACCCGACGGCTTCAACGAGCACGTCTGGTACGACCCGGCGACGATGACGACCTTTGCGACGGCGACCGCCGAAGAGCTCGAGAATCTCGTGCCGAACGCCTCCGCTGCGATCAAGAAGCGGCTGGCGACGTTCATCGCCGAGACGGGGACCCTCAGTGCGGAACTCCGCGATATCGCCACCAAGCACAGCGGCGAGGATGTCTTCGCCACCGAGCCCGTGCCCGTCTACATGACCGAGGCGGCAGGGCTCGTGGATGTCACGCCGACCGCGTTCAGCGAAGCGGTCGAAGCCGGATCCGACGTGCCGCCCGCGACGCTGCTGAGCGCGCGCGACATTCTCCGGAGCGGTCGGGTCAAGGTCGTGGTGGTGAACGCGCAAGCGGGCGGCGCCGAGACGACCACGGTGATCGACGAGGCGAAGCGGCTCGGCATCCCGGTCATGTCCGTCACGGAGACGCTCCCGCGCGGGCTCACCTACAGCGACTGGATGCAGCGGAACGTCCTCGCCCTCGCCAAGGCCCTGTCATGACCGCCGACCCGCTCGAGATCCCCGACCCGCTCGAGATCAGGGGTGCCGCGCTGCGGCGCGGGGGCAGAACGCTGTGGAGCGGCCTCGACCTCACGGTGCATCCGGGTGAGCTCATCGCCGTGCTCGGGCCGAGCGGCTCGGGCAAGACGACGCTGCTGAGGTCGATCCTCGGCCTGGAGCGGCTCTCCGAGGGCGAGATCGTCGCGCTCGGCACCGTTCGACAGGCTCAGGGGCCGGCCGGAAAGCCCGGCAGCCGGCGGATCGGCTACGTGCCGCAGCAGCGGCCGCTGCCGCGCGATACCGCGCTGCGCGGCCGCGACCTCGTGGGGCTGGGCGTCGACGGCCACCGCTTCGGCTTCCCGATCCCGCGGCGCGGGACGCGCACGCGGGTCGACGAGCTGATCGACGCCGTCGGCGGCACGGCGTTCGCGGATCGACCGGCCGGCACCCTGTCGGGCGGTGAGCAGCAGCGCCTGCGCGTGGGGCAGGCGCTCGCCGACAACCCCCGCCTGCTGCTGTGCGACGAGCCGCTCACGAGCCTCGACCTCGCGAATCAGCGTGCGGTCGTGACGCTCATCGACCAGCACCGCCGGGATGCGCAGGCCGGCGTGCTGCTCGTCACCCACGACATCAACCCGATCCTCGGGCAGGTCGACCGCATCCTGTATCTCGCGCACGGACGCTTCACGCTCGGGACTCCGGACGAAGTGCTGCGCACCGAGGTGCTCACGAGCCTGTACGGCGCGCCGGTCTTCGTGCTGCGCGCCGGCGGAAGGCTCGTCGTCGTCGGCGCCCCGGATGCCGAGGAGGCGCACCACCACGCCGGCGACCACGACCACGACCACGACGGGGAGGGGGCGCACGCGTGAGCTGGAACGATATCTGGAACGCGATGTTCGGCGGCCTGCCGGACTACGGCGCCATCCTCGAGCTCGTCGCGAACTCCGTGTGGGCGGGCGCGATCCTCGGGCTCGTCGGAGGGCTCATCGGCGTCTTCGTGATGCAGCGCGACATGGCGTTCGCCGTGCACGGCATCAGCGAGCTGTCCTTCGCCGGCGCCGCGGCGGCGCTGCTCTTCGGCTTCGACGTCGTGACGGGCTCGATCATCGGCTCGATCATCGCGGCGGCCATGATCGGATGGCTCGGCGCGCGCGCCCGCGACCGCAACTCGATCATCGGCGTGCTGATGCCGTTCGGGCTGGGTCTCGGCATCCTGTTCCTGTCCCTCTACAACGGGCGCAGCGCCAACCGGTTCAGCCTGCTGACCGGGCAGATCGTGTCGGTGCAGTCCGGCCAGCTCGGGTGGCTCGCCGGCATCTCGATCGTCGTGCTGCTGGGCCTGCTGCTCGTGTGGCGCCCGCTGCGCTTCGACTCGCTCGACCCGCAGGGCGCCGCAGCGCGAGGCGTGCCGGTGCGCGCCGTGTCGCTGCTGTTCATGCTGCTGCTGGGCCTGATCGTCGCCGTCTCGGTGCACATCATCGGCGCGCTCCTCGTCATGGCGCTGCTCGTGACCCCCGCTGCGGCGGCGATGCGGATCGCCGCGGGACCGCTCGCCGTGCCGCTTCTCGCCGCACTGTTCGGCCTGGTCTCGGCGGTCGGCGGCATCATGCTCGCGATCGCCGGCACGCTGCCGGTGAGCCCCTACATCACGACCGTCTCGTTCGTGATCTACCTCGTGTGCCGCGCCGTCGGCGCCCGGCGCGATCGCGTCAGCCGCGCCGAATAGCGGTCCCGCCTTCGTCCAATCGATGTCGTAGGCTTCACGCGTGCGTCTGTGGATCCGTCGGTCCGCGGCGCGGGCGAGTCTGCTCACCGCCATGGCGGCGGTGTGCCTCGTCGTCGGGTGTCTCGCGATCACGATGATCGGCGCCGTGATGCTGACGCAGGCGCCCGCGGTCCGCGAGACGCTGTCGCACGCGCCGGTGCGAACGAGCGGGGTCGAGGCGCAGACGCCCGTCGAGGACGACCGGGCGGCTCAGGATGCGGCGGTGCACAGGCGCGTCGCATCCCTGTTCCCGGGACTCGGCATGCGCATCGCGACGCGAGTCGACACGACTCCGCTGGGGCTGTCGGCGGCCGACGCCGCGAAGGCCGGGGTCGCGTCGGTCGTCCTGCTGCAGGACGACGCAGCGGTGAGCGACGCCATCCGGACGACATCCGGCGACGCGGCCGTCGGCGACGGCGCGGTCGCGATCCAGGATGCGGCGGCGAAGCGCTTCGGACTCGCCGTCGGAGACGCGATCACCATCCCGTCCTCGAACGGCGACGTGACGCTCGAGGTGACGGCGACCTGGCTGCCGCGGGACCCGGCGGCGCCCATCTGGTTCGGAGATCCGAGCGTCGTGCGCGGCGAGGCCGACGACGCCGTCGGACCCTTCATCGTGGATGCCGCGACGCTGGCCCGCTTCAGCACCGTCCCGATCGTCAACTGGATCGTCACCTCGCCCGACGACATCGCACCGGCGGAGGTCTCGACGCTCGCCTCCGGGTTCGACCGGCTCCCCGCCGCCCTGGGCGCCGACCCGGCGGTCACGTCGTCGCAGGTGACGGTCGTCGGCGACGGCGCGCAGACCGCGCACAGCATGCAGGACGCGATGGATGCCGCAGCATCCGTCCTCCCGCTGCCCGTCGCGATCCTCGCGGTGGGGACGGTGCTCGCGCTCGTCCTGCTCGCACGCCTCCTCACGGATGTGCGGGCGGCGGAGACGACGCTGCTGCGCGCCCGCGGGGCGGCGATCGGTGTCGTCGTCCGGGCCACGGCGGTCGAGTCCACGGTCGTGTCGCTCGTCGGGACAGCCGTCGGGACCGGCATCGCGCTGCTCATCCTCGTGCTCGTGTACGGACGGATGCCGCCGCCCTGGGTCGCCGTCGTGCCGCCGCTGCTCGTCGTCGTCGCGGCGGTGGCCGTCGGCGCGGCGGTGGCCTTCGGAGCCGCCCGGTCGGCGCTCGGTGCGGCGCCGGAGTCGGGCCGCGCGCGTTCGGCTGTGTCCGCGGGGCTCACCGTGCTGGTCGTGCTCGCGGCGGCCTTCGCGCTGTGGCGCTTCCTCGGTGAGCCGGCGTCGGGCGTATCGGACGCGGCGGCGATCCTCGCGCCTCCGCTCGCGTTGCTCGCGGCCGCCCTCATCGGACTCGCGGCGTTCGGCCCGCTCGCGCGCGTGTTCGATGCGATCGGCGCCCGCGCGCACCGGTTCGATGTCACGCTGCCCGCGCGGCAGCTCGGCCGCGGGCTCGGCTTCTTCACCGCCCCTGCGGCGCTGGTCGTGCTCGCCATCGCCGCAGGCGTCCTGGGCGCGGGCTACCAGGGCACCTGGACGGCCTTCAACCGATCGGCGGCCATCGCGGTCAACGGATCGGACCTCCGCGTGGACACGGCATCCGTCGGTCCGCTGCGCACGGCCGGCGATTCGATCACAGCGCCCGTGTACGCAGCGCTGCCGGGGGCGACCGCTGCCCTCCCGGTCATGGTCGTGCCGGCGGCGATCGGGGACGCGCAGGTGTCGGTCGTCGGGGCGGCGTCCTCGCGGCTCGCCGCGGTGGAGGGCGTTGCCGCCGCGTCGCTCGACCTGGCCGCCATCCGCGCGGCCCTCCCGGCTCCGCGGACGGCCGGCGAGCCGGCGCTGCCGCGCGGCGCGGCGGCCCTCGACGTGTCGACGAGCACGAACGGCGCGGCAGCCCAGGCCACCCTGTGGCTGTGCGACGACGGCGGCGAGCTGATCCCCCTCGCGGTGCCGTCCAGCGGATCGGTGCGGGTCGACGTTCCGGCGGCGACCGGCCGATGGCGTCTGGTCGCCGTCGACGTGACGACCGGCGGCGCGGGAACCTGGACCCTGGACGGTCTCGGCGCGGTGAGCCCCGGCGGGACGACGGCGCTCCTCG
This genomic window contains:
- a CDS encoding FtsX-like permease family protein translates to MRLWIRRSAARASLLTAMAAVCLVVGCLAITMIGAVMLTQAPAVRETLSHAPVRTSGVEAQTPVEDDRAAQDAAVHRRVASLFPGLGMRIATRVDTTPLGLSAADAAKAGVASVVLLQDDAAVSDAIRTTSGDAAVGDGAVAIQDAAAKRFGLAVGDAITIPSSNGDVTLEVTATWLPRDPAAPIWFGDPSVVRGEADDAVGPFIVDAATLARFSTVPIVNWIVTSPDDIAPAEVSTLASGFDRLPAALGADPAVTSSQVTVVGDGAQTAHSMQDAMDAAASVLPLPVAILAVGTVLALVLLARLLTDVRAAETTLLRARGAAIGVVVRATAVESTVVSLVGTAVGTGIALLILVLVYGRMPPPWVAVVPPLLVVVAAVAVGAAVAFGAARSALGAAPESGRARSAVSAGLTVLVVLAAAFALWRFLGEPASGVSDAAAILAPPLALLAAALIGLAAFGPLARVFDAIGARAHRFDVTLPARQLGRGLGFFTAPAALVVLAIAAGVLGAGYQGTWTAFNRSAAIAVNGSDLRVDTASVGPLRTAGDSITAPVYAALPGATAALPVMVVPAAIGDAQVSVVGAASSRLAAVEGVAAASLDLAAIRAALPAPRTAGEPALPRGAAALDVSTSTNGAAAQATLWLCDDGGELIPLAVPSSGSVRVDVPAATGRWRLVAVDVTTGGAGTWTLDGLGAVSPGGTTALLGSASGWKVIPEPFGTPAGATAASSGIGMQTPSLIGTTARLMPGTAVAPAVVLTDAFASAHGQSRGSSVDVEGDWWSVTADVTGTVPVVPGTSEDRSVLFDLPTLQRAILRASSTPTGANQAWVASDDPGAVLPLAQRVSGGSASVTVADTAFAARFVGSAFVGLALGGLAVIALAIIALAAVAAALLRRRRNEIVVLRALGFSARQQVRTRRAELSCIAIAAGVLGALAGMVVTWLVAPALARRTVVNAPDALPAPVAVDLVWLAAAVVVAAVAAASVIAVYGGAIRRQAADTEYREETR